From a region of the Paenibacillus lutimineralis genome:
- a CDS encoding LysE family translocator: MSWLSFILFVVITSFTPGPNNFVAMNYAQKFGLRRIISYCCGVAGGFFLIILLSSIFNRLLTKFMPVIELPLTIFGAAYMLYLAFKIVTSKNYESRSVNEVRNLFIVGILLQFINPKGILFGITVVSAFILPYYDSYSSYFAFALLLGTIGLLSTFSWGLFGTVFQRLILNHQKIFNVVMAIMLVYSAISIMIK; the protein is encoded by the coding sequence TTGTCTTGGCTATCTTTTATTTTATTTGTTGTAATTACTAGCTTCACTCCAGGGCCCAACAATTTTGTAGCGATGAATTATGCGCAGAAATTTGGCTTGAGAAGAATCATATCGTATTGCTGCGGTGTGGCTGGAGGTTTTTTTCTAATTATTCTGTTAAGCAGCATTTTTAATAGATTGCTTACAAAATTCATGCCGGTGATTGAGCTTCCATTGACCATTTTTGGCGCAGCCTATATGTTATACTTAGCGTTTAAAATAGTTACCAGTAAAAATTATGAATCCAGAAGTGTCAATGAAGTTCGTAATTTATTCATAGTAGGAATACTGCTGCAATTTATTAACCCGAAGGGGATCTTGTTTGGCATAACGGTTGTCTCCGCCTTTATTCTCCCTTATTATGATAGTTATTCCAGCTATTTTGCTTTCGCACTTCTTTTGGGGACCATCGGTTTATTGAGTACATTTAGCTGGGGATTATTCGGAACCGTGTTTCAGAGGTTGATCTTGAATCATCAGAAGATTTTTAATGTAGTTATGGCAATTATGTTAGTATATAGTGCGATTTCAATCATGATTAAATAG
- a CDS encoding M50 family metallopeptidase yields MNKWLKALLFLLGAAFLTRLIPFSGWFRILDTMFHELGHALLTLIMSGSVLRIELNPDHSGVTYSLLQPGWSQITVSLAGYIVSSLCSIVMFYGYYKQKQGAGLIVISSLALITIVLFVHSGYGLWWLLIFILLNVLIYFLGERVRNFYYLLLAFLCLEESVVGPIFLLAQSIISPSQAGDATNLANMTILPAVVWALLFVLIACICARLALQFYWKSGNRSSGLSTRKSKTM; encoded by the coding sequence ATGAATAAATGGCTTAAGGCATTGTTGTTTCTGCTAGGCGCTGCATTTCTGACCCGGTTGATTCCGTTCTCCGGCTGGTTTCGTATTCTCGATACGATGTTTCATGAGCTTGGCCATGCCCTGCTGACGTTGATCATGTCCGGAAGCGTACTGCGCATTGAGCTTAATCCGGATCATAGTGGAGTGACTTATTCTTTATTGCAACCAGGCTGGAGCCAGATTACCGTCTCCCTTGCTGGTTACATCGTATCCTCCTTATGTTCTATCGTCATGTTCTACGGCTATTACAAGCAGAAGCAAGGAGCTGGACTCATCGTGATTAGCTCGCTGGCCTTGATTACCATTGTATTATTTGTGCATTCGGGCTATGGGCTATGGTGGCTCCTCATTTTCATCCTATTAAATGTACTAATTTACTTCTTAGGAGAACGGGTCCGCAATTTCTATTACTTGCTGCTGGCCTTTCTCTGCCTCGAAGAATCAGTCGTAGGTCCAATCTTCCTGCTGGCACAATCTATCATCAGCCCTAGTCAAGCGGGTGACGCAACCAATCTGGCCAATATGACAATCCTTCCTGCGGTCGTGTGGGCTCTACTGTTCGTACTCATCGCATGCATCTGCGCAAGATTAGCGCTACAATTTTATTGGAAAAGCGGAAATCGGAGCTCTGGACTATCCACTAGAAAGAGCAAAACTATGTAA